A genomic stretch from uncultured Pseudodesulfovibrio sp. includes:
- a CDS encoding PEGA domain-containing protein has protein sequence MIRFSRIFLSLTLMALPLMGCGVATQNIPVSSNPSGAVVYADGTQTCTTPCTVKLEKTQAHILTLKKDGFQQADVQISQKYDTGGVTRDAVQSGMSSSSMGSSIEGSIAGALISAEQNEASGNAYVLTPSSVVVSLVPVGGSTSAATTAPSQQATIKTTEPATIGSAIEEDPAGVGEEVLKEAAVAAPTIGTEKEVSHHSHTSTHYNDDGSMSQHSSSSSVSVGVHVNPVEAGLGALEFLENAEKKHEAGENTDSAQ, from the coding sequence ATGATTAGATTTTCTCGAATTTTCCTGTCTCTCACTCTGATGGCACTTCCCCTCATGGGATGCGGTGTAGCCACACAGAACATTCCGGTTTCCAGCAACCCGAGCGGTGCAGTGGTTTATGCAGATGGCACGCAGACGTGCACCACACCCTGTACCGTAAAACTTGAAAAAACCCAGGCGCACATACTCACACTGAAGAAAGACGGCTTTCAGCAAGCCGATGTTCAGATATCCCAGAAGTACGACACCGGAGGCGTAACCCGGGATGCCGTCCAGTCTGGCATGTCCAGCTCATCCATGGGCAGCTCCATCGAAGGGTCAATTGCGGGCGCACTCATCTCTGCCGAACAGAACGAGGCGAGCGGCAATGCCTATGTTCTCACTCCGAGTTCTGTGGTGGTATCACTGGTCCCCGTTGGCGGTTCCACCTCTGCCGCGACAACCGCACCGTCTCAGCAGGCCACGATCAAAACCACTGAACCGGCCACAATCGGCTCTGCAATCGAAGAAGACCCCGCAGGTGTGGGAGAAGAAGTCCTGAAGGAAGCCGCTGTTGCCGCTCCCACCATAGGCACGGAAAAAGAAGTGAGTCACCACTCCCACACCTCCACCCACTACAATGATGATGGCTCCATGTCCCAGCATTCATCATCCAGTTCTGTCAGCGTAGGTGTCCACGTCAACCCGGTGGAAGCAGGGTTGGGTGCATTGGAATTTCTGGAAAATGCCGAGAAGAAGCACGAAGCAGGTGAGAACACCGACAGCGCACAATAA